The Kitasatospora sp. NBC_01287 genome contains a region encoding:
- a CDS encoding FtsK/SpoIIIE domain-containing protein produces the protein MAQYIGYAPAPADLPGPRTTISTTVATAPTTTGGNRSQTVTNRDTYGNSPYPPSSSPRPRRTRFFISCTTVVIRATNWALAHRWELAPAATIAALTTLGWWQHGTPGAGWEAAGYLALAAGSGTAAAHGLKHKHQHLYGAGAGLAVAFGDVAAGTGFGPDAASLTVAAISTALAYAAYVPWLAEHGKGHKHPARPAETAAAIGPETGTRRARQFAGTPKPEDPNNEALAESGQPVEVDSVYEALQHNPFFDDVIPYADDESDDLADPIRIGWDETGEPVYLTMLYRHTLVAGASDFGKSGLVNLIIKKLLRKQHAELFGIDMKPGAPELGPWEPTLRRLARTPEEARDLLQFIRAECDRRGAFLADLSASSMASGRGPVRKWIPGVHGPAWWIVTDELAELIRQDEELRKLEAEIRKVSEDPEPAEPKISTTYESLLAMARFLGIQFISATQQPSAKVFGGNTDARGNYANRISTRVGEAGHTQFIFGSGCTGKGWKPEELTRPGEFYLGAPEMPLVDPPQCRAEYVTDADIGADVGHYFQAGHRGPAVVVTEPKVRMLKSVPADAAPAEPELVFPDGSAVGRNDWPDLYRVFCRLCADRGYATKDDLVDGGPFNSRDTVRRATEEWLTRGVQVRKAGRAEQFYLPDTATDSDD, from the coding sequence ATGGCCCAGTACATCGGCTACGCGCCGGCCCCGGCCGACCTGCCGGGCCCCCGTACGACGATCTCGACGACCGTGGCGACGGCCCCGACGACGACAGGGGGCAATCGCTCACAGACCGTCACAAATCGGGACACGTATGGGAACTCTCCGTACCCGCCGTCATCGTCGCCACGACCCCGCCGCACCCGATTCTTCATCTCCTGCACCACGGTCGTCATCCGCGCCACCAACTGGGCGCTCGCCCACCGGTGGGAACTCGCCCCCGCCGCCACCATCGCCGCCCTCACCACACTCGGCTGGTGGCAACACGGCACACCGGGCGCCGGCTGGGAAGCCGCCGGCTACCTGGCGCTCGCCGCCGGCTCCGGCACCGCAGCCGCGCACGGGCTTAAGCACAAGCACCAGCACCTGTACGGCGCGGGAGCCGGCCTCGCGGTGGCGTTCGGCGACGTGGCAGCCGGGACCGGATTCGGGCCTGACGCGGCCTCGCTCACCGTGGCGGCAATCAGCACCGCACTCGCCTATGCGGCGTACGTGCCGTGGCTGGCCGAGCACGGCAAGGGCCACAAGCACCCGGCGCGCCCCGCCGAGACAGCGGCTGCCATCGGGCCGGAGACGGGAACACGCCGCGCCCGGCAGTTCGCGGGCACGCCGAAGCCGGAGGACCCGAACAACGAGGCCCTGGCGGAGAGTGGCCAGCCGGTCGAGGTCGACAGCGTCTACGAGGCGCTTCAGCACAACCCGTTCTTCGACGATGTCATCCCGTACGCCGATGACGAGAGCGATGACCTGGCCGATCCGATCCGGATCGGCTGGGACGAAACCGGGGAGCCCGTGTATCTCACGATGCTGTACCGGCACACCCTCGTCGCCGGCGCTTCGGATTTCGGGAAATCCGGCCTCGTCAACCTGATCATCAAGAAGCTCCTCCGGAAGCAGCACGCCGAACTGTTCGGCATCGACATGAAGCCGGGCGCCCCCGAACTCGGCCCATGGGAGCCGACGCTGCGCAGGCTCGCCCGCACCCCGGAGGAAGCCCGCGACCTGCTCCAGTTCATCCGGGCAGAGTGCGACCGGCGCGGCGCATTCCTCGCGGACTTGTCCGCCAGCTCGATGGCCTCCGGCCGCGGCCCGGTCCGCAAGTGGATCCCCGGCGTCCACGGGCCCGCCTGGTGGATCGTCACTGACGAGCTGGCCGAGCTGATCCGCCAGGACGAGGAGCTTCGCAAGCTGGAAGCAGAGATCCGCAAGGTCAGTGAGGACCCCGAGCCTGCCGAGCCGAAGATCTCCACCACCTACGAGAGTCTGCTGGCGATGGCCCGTTTCCTCGGCATCCAATTCATCTCCGCCACGCAGCAGCCCTCCGCCAAGGTTTTCGGCGGCAACACCGATGCGCGCGGGAACTACGCCAACCGGATCTCTACGCGGGTCGGCGAGGCCGGGCACACACAATTCATCTTCGGCAGCGGCTGCACCGGGAAGGGCTGGAAGCCGGAGGAGCTGACCAGGCCGGGCGAGTTCTACCTGGGTGCTCCGGAGATGCCGTTGGTGGACCCTCCGCAGTGTCGGGCCGAGTACGTCACCGACGCGGACATCGGTGCGGACGTCGGGCACTACTTTCAGGCTGGTCACCGCGGGCCAGCGGTGGTGGTGACGGAGCCGAAGGTGCGGATGCTGAAGTCCGTGCCGGCCGATGCGGCTCCCGCCGAGCCTGAGCTGGTATTCCCGGACGGTTCGGCGGTTGGTCGCAACGACTGGCCCGACCTGTACCGGGTGTTCTGCCGCCTGTGCGCCGACCGGGGTTACGCCACCAAGGACGACCTGGTGGACGGGGGGCCGTTCAACTCCCGTGACACCGTGCGCCGGGCCACCGAGGAGTGGCTGACCCGCGGGGTCCAGGTCCGCAAGGCCGGCCGCGCTGAGCAGTTCTACCTACCCGACACCGCTACCGATTCCGATGACTGA
- a CDS encoding DUF2637 domain-containing protein — protein sequence MTAHRERLALGAALVIIALTVAAFWLSYAHLHAVAAAHGLGQSPARSWAWPATLDLFIVAGELLMLRASLARATDWWAIGLTVVGSGGSIALNVFGVGGHDPLAYVTAAVPPTAALLAFGALMRQVHSLLSDHDEVTPVDHESAYLPSATDAASVALQRSSQSATPGAAKAPRTSAPATTRSAPATATMAPWSPAQSATQGATVSLVKRSQGAAQSAPVSLTKRHQSAPTPPVVAPPQRPAPATTTATKAPRPAATKRPKGNLRDAARDAIKALYETNQKRPLESEMVAALKAAKLPHSRQFANARRLEIEKDDPALAALGSQNVRPLTGS from the coding sequence GTGACCGCCCACCGCGAACGCCTCGCCCTCGGCGCAGCGCTCGTCATCATCGCCCTCACAGTCGCCGCGTTCTGGCTCTCCTACGCCCACCTGCACGCCGTCGCCGCCGCACACGGCCTCGGCCAGTCCCCGGCCCGCTCCTGGGCGTGGCCCGCCACCCTCGACCTGTTCATCGTCGCCGGCGAACTCCTCATGCTCCGCGCCTCCCTCGCCCGCGCCACAGACTGGTGGGCCATCGGACTCACCGTCGTCGGATCCGGCGGCTCCATCGCCCTCAACGTTTTCGGCGTCGGCGGCCACGACCCGCTCGCGTACGTCACCGCCGCAGTCCCACCGACCGCCGCTCTGCTGGCCTTCGGCGCACTGATGCGCCAGGTCCACTCGCTGCTCTCCGATCACGACGAAGTGACGCCCGTCGACCATGAATCGGCGTACCTCCCGAGCGCCACGGACGCCGCTAGCGTGGCGCTCCAGCGCAGCTCCCAGAGCGCCACGCCAGGCGCCGCCAAGGCGCCCCGAACCAGCGCCCCGGCCACCACCCGGAGCGCCCCGGCAACCGCCACGATGGCGCCCTGGTCGCCCGCGCAGAGCGCCACGCAAGGCGCCACCGTCAGTCTCGTGAAGCGCTCTCAAGGCGCCGCCCAGAGCGCCCCGGTGAGCCTGACGAAGCGCCACCAGAGCGCCCCAACACCGCCCGTCGTGGCGCCCCCGCAGCGCCCCGCCCCCGCCACAACCACCGCCACCAAGGCGCCCCGACCGGCCGCCACAAAGCGCCCCAAGGGCAACCTCCGAGACGCCGCACGCGACGCCATCAAAGCGCTCTACGAAACGAACCAGAAGCGCCCTCTGGAATCCGAGATGGTCGCCGCACTGAAGGCAGCGAAGCTCCCGCACTCCCGCCAGTTCGCCAACGCCCGCCGGCTTGAGATCGAGAAGGACGACCCGGCGCTGGCCGCACTCGGCTCCCAGAACGTCCGCCCCCTGACCGGCTCCTGA